In the Populus trichocarpa isolate Nisqually-1 chromosome 1, P.trichocarpa_v4.1, whole genome shotgun sequence genome, one interval contains:
- the LOC18095536 gene encoding phenolic glucoside malonyltransferase 1, whose product MASPNSVKILDICEVAAAYDSTKSATETILSPTFFELSGLRFPPSDCLCFFKLTDSNPTFFHSVIFPSLKQSLSHALLHFLPIVGSLTWPPESSRPIFVYHPKNDSVSVTLAECNGDFDRLIGNGIHEAVESHPHAPQLVATDTRSPLLALQVTLFPNKGFCIGMETHHAIFDGKSASMFLRAWAYTCKYIVEKGEAPRLLPEEITPSFEWKSIQDSKGLEEKYINLWATIGKRLESGSDSNPKSVKPLTKLEVQPNLLRANFHLSSEAIKKLRESVLRYHPEATDPTKRLHLSTYVLACSYVLICLVKARGGDADREVYFAWSVDCRSRLDPPLPPNHFGDTVVARHIVSKAGDFMQENGLAIIAEKLSASINGLDKGLLEGSSERLEMLLSLGPEVRLISVAGATGLKFYNTDFGWGNVEKVELTSIDRTGAFSVLDIGNGNDRRTEIGVALKRPEMESFASFFCNGVEVMPFKQIQ is encoded by the coding sequence ATGGCATCACCGAACTCTGTAAAGATACTTGATATCTGCGAAGTGGCTGCCGCTTATGACTCTACCAAGTCAGCCACCGAAACAATACTCTCTCCTACTTTTTTTGAACTGTCAGGTCTCAGATTTCCTCCATCTGACTGCCTCTGCTTCTTCAAACTTACTGATTCAAACCCTACCTTCTTTCACTCTGTAATTTTCCCCAGTCTCAAACAATCACTTTCCCATGCACTCCTCCACTTCCTCCCTATCGTCGGCAGCCTAACATGGCCCCCTGAATCCTCCAGACCCATCTTTGTTTACCATCCTAAAAACGATTCCGTTTCAGTTACCCTTGCCGAGTGTAATGGTGATTTCGATCGCCTTATAGGCAATGGAATCCATGAAGCTGTTGAATCGCATCCTCATGCTCCCCAATTGGTCGCAACTGACACTAGGTCGCCATTATTGGCTTTACAAGTAACATTATTTCCTAACAAAGGCTTTTGCATTGGTATGGAAACGCACCATGCAATATTTGACGGGAAAAGCGCATCTATGTTCCTCAGAGCCTGGGCTTATACATGCAAATATATTGTCGAAAAAGGTGAAGCCCCACGTTTATTGCCAGAAGAAATCACCCCCAGTTTTGAATGGAAAAGTATCCAAGACTCAAAAGGGTTGGAGGAGAAGTACATTAACTTGTGGGCGACCATAGGGAAACGGTTAGAATCAGGTTCAGACTCGAACCCAAAAAGTGTGAAGCCGTTGACGAAACTTGAAGTGCAACCTAACTTGCTTCGAGCAAACTTTCATTTATCTAGTGAAGCCATTAAGAAGCTTAGAGAAAGTGTGTTGCGTTATCACCCGGAAGCAACAGACCCTACAAAACGACTTCATCTCTCCACTTATGTTCTGGCATGCTCTTATGTATTGATCTGTCTTGTCAAAGCAAGAGGAGGAGATGCCGACAGAGAGGTTTATTTTGCGTGGTCAGTGGATTGTAGAAGTCGTTTAGACCCTCCTCTTCCACCAAATCATTTTGGTGACACTGTTGTGGCTCGTCACATAGTTTCTAAAGCCGGAGATTTTATGCAGGAAAATGGATTAGCTATTATAGCCGAGAAGCTTAGCGCTTCCATAAACGGATTGGACAAGGGACTCCTTGAAGGTTCAAGTGAGAGGTTAGAGATGTTGTTAAGTTTGGGACCAGAAGTGCGACTAATTAGTGTTGCTGGAGCGACCGGATTAAAATTTTACAACACGGATTTTGGATGGGGAAATGTCGAGAAGGTGGAGCTCACATCCATAGATAGAACTGGAGCGTTTTCAGTGTTGGatattggaaatggaaatgaCCGAAGGACTGAAATTGGCGTGGCTTTGAAGAGGCCTGAAATGGaatcttttgcttcttttttctgtAATGGCGTAGAAGTTATGCCATTCAAgcaaattcaatga
- the LOC127904376 gene encoding uncharacterized protein LOC127904376, which yields MESHKQPTPLGNNPTIAQMKFFNEEKAKRFKALTCLHNAVSEDIFTRIMACKSAKETWDKLKAEFHGDEKSRKMQILNLRRQFEGLQMKENETIKDFSSQISKLVNQVRLLGEDFPDSRIVEKVLVSLPEKFEHKICSLEDSKDFSEMNLQELVNALQAVEQRQAYRQEGSSEEALVTVYKEKSREMCNTAKANDSSWLIDSGCTNHMTADLSLFRDLDKSYLSRVRIGNGDYVKVEGKGAIEVETLSDKNRVLLLSAKMMNRSFNVDWREVCLSANTYENNESVLWHKRLGHFNYATLKRMGDLQMTHGLPNIQEQKSIWHKRLGHFNESVLWHKRLGHFNYATLKRMGDLQMTHGLPDIQEQ from the exons ATGGAGAGCCATAAGCAACCAACTCCACTAGGAAACAATCCTACGATCGCACAGATGAagttttttaatgaagaaaaggcAAAGCGATTCAAAGCTCTTACCTGTCTTCATAATGCTGTTAGTGAAGACATTTTCACAAGGATCATGGCGTGTAAATCTGCCAAGGAAACATGGGATAAATTAAAAGCAGAATTTCATGGTGATGAGAAGTCAAGGAAGATGCAGATTTTAAATCTTAGAAGGCAGTTTGAAGGTTTAcagatgaaagaaaatgaaaccatCAAAGACTTCTCttctcaaatttcaaaacttgtgaATCAAGTGAGACTTTTGGGAGAAGATTTTCCAGATTCAAGAATAGTAGAGAAAGTTCTGGTAAGTCTACCAGAAAAATTTGAACATAAAATTTGCTCTTTAGAAGATTCTAAAGATTTCTCTGAAATGAACCTGCAAGAACTGGTAAATGCATTGCAAGCTGTGGAGCAAAGGCAAGCTTATAGACAAGAAGGATCAAGTGAAGAAGCTCTTGTTACAGTTTACAAGGAGAAGAGTCGG GAGATGTGTAACACAGCAAAGGCAAACGACTCATCATGGCTCATTGATAGTGGCTGCACTAACCACATGACAGCAGATTTGAGCTTATTCAGAGACTTGGATAAAAGCTATCTATCTAGAGTCAGAATTGGCAATGGAGACTATGTGAAGGTTGAAGGAAAAGGAGCAATTGAAGTAGAAACATTGTCAG ataaaaatagagtGCTACTACTTTCTGCAAAAATGATGAACAGAAGTTTTAATGTTGATTGGAGAGAAGTATGTTTGAGTGCTAACACTTATGAGAACAATGAATCTGTTCTTTGGCACAAACGGTTGGGGCACTTCAATTATGCAACTTTAAAGAGAATGGGTGATCTGCAGATGACTCATGGTTTACCAAATATACAAGAACAAAAGAGTATTTGGCACAAACGATTGGGGCACTTCAATGAATCTGTTCTTTGGCACAAACGGTTGGGGCACTTCAATTATGCAACTTTAAAGAGAATGGGTGACCTGCAGATGACTCACGGTTTACCAGATATACAGGAACAATAG
- the LOC127904377 gene encoding uncharacterized mitochondrial protein AtMg00810-like: MNEVTLYVENVDKHTLIVSVYVDDLLIAGDKEQLVEEFKTNMKDKFEMNELGLLSYFLGMEVTQSEQGCFLCQKRFTMKLQNKFVMENCKPVSTPTVLRQKLMKEDGAPKTDGKAYRSLVGSLLYLTATRPDIVFTVNYLSRFMQSPSQIHFVAAKRVLRYLKGTLEFGMHFVKSSSVKLVGFSDSDWAGSDEEMMSTSGYCFAIGGSIFCWNSKKQSVVAHSTAEAEYIAAYMAAKQLIWLRKMTKHMKIKFHAIRQFQQEGELEMIYCTSKEQLADLFTKPLAKDRFEDLREMIGMCSFGTKEEC; encoded by the exons ATGAATGAAGTAACTTTGTATGTGGAAAATGTTGACAAACATACTCTGATCGTATCAGTGTATGTAGATGATTTATTGATTGCAGGAGACAAGGAGCAGCTGGTAGAGGAGTTTAAAACCAACATGAAGGATAAGTTTGAGATGAATGAACTTGGCTTGCTGTCATACTTCTTAGGCATGGAAGTAACTCAGTCGGAGCAAGGTTGTTTCCTATGTCAAAAGAGGTTTACAATGAAGCtacaaaacaaatttgtaatGGAAAATTGTAAACCAGTCAGTACACCTACGGTACTAAGACAAAAGCTAATGAAGGAGGATGGAGCTCCTAAAACTGATGGAAAAGCCTACAGAAGTTTAGTTGGTAGCTTGTTGTATTTAACTGCTACACGTCCAGACATTGTTTTTACTGTCAATTACCTCTCTAGGTTCATGCAAAGTCCAAGTCAAATCCATTTTGTTGCAGCCAAGAGAGTTCTGAGATATCTGAAAGGGACCTTAGAGTTTGGCATGCATTTTGTGAAATCAAGTTCTGTTAAACTTGTTGGTTTTTCTGATAGTGATTGGGCTGGAAGTGATGAAGAAATGATGAGCACCTCAGGTTATTGCTTTGCTATTGGAGGAAGCATTTTCTGTTGGAACTCAAAGAAGCAATCAGTGGTTGCACATTCCACTGCAGAGGCAGAATACATAGCAGCATATATGGCAGCAAAGCAATTGATATGGCTAAGGAAAAT GACCAAGCATATGAAGATCAAGTTCCATGCTATCAGGCAATTCCAGCAAGAAGGGGAACTAGAGATGATATACTGCACTTCAAAAGAGCAATTAGCAGACCTGTTCACCAAGCCTTTAGCTAAAGATAGATTTGAAGATCTAAGGGAGATGATAGGAATGTGTAGCTTTGGAACCAAGGAGGAGTGTTGA